Sequence from the Nocardiopsis sp. YSL2 genome:
ACACGGGGTGGGCGGAATCGGATGCGGACACCTATATCGATCTCATCTGCGACCTGGCTGAGCTGTCCGGAGGTGGCTACTACAGCGACGTCCCGCGGACGCAGCATGACTGCGAGGACCCCGAGGACAATCTCATCCTCGATGTGGCCGCCTTCGCCGATGCATCTCTGATCGTCAGCAACGACAGCGACCTGCTCGTCCTGGGGCGCCCGAAGGGGTGGAAGGGGCGAGGCATCATCTCTCCCGCCGACTTCACCAAGCGAGCAGAAGCCGCGATGCGTTACAGGTGAGACCGTCACGCCGGAGCAATCCCGCGTTCCCCCAGAAGAAACGACGGAACGACCCGGCGAGCGCGGTCACGCGCGAGCAGGGTCGTTCCGGAGTGGGGTGGGCGCGAAGGGACTCGAACCCCTGACCTATTGCTTGTAAGGCAATTGCTCTAACCAGCTGAGCTACGCGCCCCTGCGTCGCGGATGATCATACCGTCTCGCGGCGGTCGGCGCGTCCCGGTTTCCTCCGCCAGGGCACGGGACCGGGCGAGGTACGCGCGCACGTCGCGCGGCTCGGCCGCGCCGGTGAGCACGCTCCAGCGCACGGTCCCCTCGGGGCCGACCAGGAAGGTGCCGCGGCGGGCGACGCCGCGGTCGGCGTCGAAGACCCCGTAGTCCTGCGCCACACGTCCGTGCGGCCAGAAGTCCGACAGCAGCCGGAAGGGGAAGTCCTCGGCGTCGGACCAGGTCCGCAGCGAGAACACCGAGTCCACCGACACCGCCAGGACCGTGGTGCCCAGGGCGGCGAACTCCGCGTGGTGCCGTCGCAGATCGGCCAGTTCGCCCGCGCAGACCCCGGAGAAGGCCAGCGGGTAGAAGACGAGCAGCACCGGGCCGCCGCGCAGCTCCGAGAGGACGGCGGGGCTTCCGTGCTGGTCGCGCAGCGAGAAGTCGGGCGCGGTGGCGCCCTCGGGGATCGGGTGGGTCATCCTCGGTCCGTGTTCGTCGGGGCAGGCCGTTGACGGCGGCCGTCGTTCGACGGACGCCCCTCAGCGCCGCGCGTCCCGTGGTCGGACGCGCGGCACCGGATGCCTCACCCTGTGCGGGTGGTGCCCGTCACCGCTTGGGAACGACCAGGCGCGTACCCGACCACTCCGATCCAATGCTCACAGCGCTGGTCTGCGACAGACCCGACGTGTTGGCCGCCTCGGCGACGTCGTTGGGGGACACGTGCAGCTCACGTCCCGCCTTCGGGGTCAGCACCAGGATGGTGCCCCCGTCGGCGATGAGCGTCACGGTGTCCATCAGCGCGTCGGCCAGGTCCTCCTCCTCGTCCGACCGCCACCACAGCAGTGCCGCATCGACGTCACCGTCGAAATCCTCGTCGACCAGCGCCTCGCCCGTGAGTTCGGCGATGGATGCGCGCAGTCCCTCGTCGACGTCATCGTCGAAACCGAATTCCTGCACCACCTGACCCGGCTTGAATCCGAGTCGGTCAGCCAAGCCGCGTTCGCTTTGTGCCTGGCCCGCGGTCGCGCTCACGAAAGTTCTCCTCCACAGATGGTTTTTCTCAATCTTGCCTGCACGAAGCAGTTGTCACAACGATGCCGGGTCCTCGCGGTCCCCGTCGCTCGTGTTCTTCACCATCGCTGATGGCCTAGTTCACACGCTACTGGCATGTGCCGTCAACGCGCTGCCGATCATGCCGACGACAGGTACGACAGCCGTACCCTGCGCTCGGGGTTGTCCACGTTCAGATCGACCACGGCGATGGACTGCCATGTTCCCAGTTCGAGCCTTCCGCCCAGGACGGGAACGGTGGTCTGCGGGGCGACGAAGGCCGGCATCACGTGCGACCGGCCGTGTCCCCTGGATCCGTGCTGGTGGCGCCAGCGGTCGTCCGCCGGCAGCAGGTCGTCCAGGGAGGCGAGCAGGTCGTCGTCCGACCCCGCCCCGAGTTCGATGATCGCCACGCCCGCGGTCGCGTGCGGGACGAACACGTTGAGGAGACCGTCTCCTCCTCCGGACTCGGAGACGAAGTCGCCGCACTCCCGCGTGATGTCGGTGATGCTCTCCGATCCGCCGGTGTGCAGCTCAAGGATCTGTGTCCGCATAGCGACACCTTCGCGCAGCCGGAGCGCTCGTGCAACCATGCTGGCCCGCGATCGGATGGCGGAGTGCGCCCGCAGGGTCCATACTCGACCCCGACAGCCGTGAACCCGGACGAAAGGAGGGGAAACGGTGACCGTGTCGTTACGTTTGGGCCCCCTGCTCCGTCACGTGGGTGAGACCGCCGCGACGGTGTGGGTGGAGACGGACGCCCCCTGCCACGTGCGGATCCGCGTCGACGGGGACGTCACCGCGTCGGCCGGGACCTTCACCGTCCACGGCCACCACTACGCCGTGTGCGAAATCGAGGGCCTGCCGCCCGGCGCGGCCCTCCCCTACGAGGTCTACCTCGACGACGACCGGGTCTGGCCAGAGCCCCACAGCGCCTTCCCTCCCAGCGTCGTGCGCACGGTCGACCCCCAGGCGCCCACACGCCTGCTCTACGGCTCCTGCCGCACGCCCACCGGCGACGCGCCCGAGGGCGTCGTCCGGTACGGCCCCGACATGCTCCGCGCGACCGCGCGCCGCCTGGTCGACGATTCGGTCGACGGCAACCTGCTGCTCCTGCTCATCGGCGACCAGGTCTACGCCGACGAGATCCAGGAGCCCATGCGCGCCTTCCTCTCCCAGAGCAGGAGCGCGCTCCCCGACGACGGCGCGCCCGCCGACGAGGTCGTCCACTACGACGAGTACGCCGAGCTGTACCGGCAGGCCTGGAGCGACCCCCAGGTGCG
This genomic interval carries:
- a CDS encoding peroxiredoxin, with translation MTHPIPEGATAPDFSLRDQHGSPAVLSELRGGPVLLVFYPLAFSGVCAGELADLRRHHAEFAALGTTVLAVSVDSVFSLRTWSDAEDFPFRLLSDFWPHGRVAQDYGVFDADRGVARRGTFLVGPEGTVRWSVLTGAAEPRDVRAYLARSRALAEETGTRRPPRDGMIIRDAGARSSAG
- a CDS encoding DUF3052 domain-containing protein; translated protein: MSATAGQAQSERGLADRLGFKPGQVVQEFGFDDDVDEGLRASIAELTGEALVDEDFDGDVDAALLWWRSDEEEDLADALMDTVTLIADGGTILVLTPKAGRELHVSPNDVAEAANTSGLSQTSAVSIGSEWSGTRLVVPKR
- a CDS encoding secondary thiamine-phosphate synthase enzyme YjbQ — protein: MRTQILELHTGGSESITDITRECGDFVSESGGGDGLLNVFVPHATAGVAIIELGAGSDDDLLASLDDLLPADDRWRHQHGSRGHGRSHVMPAFVAPQTTVPVLGGRLELGTWQSIAVVDLNVDNPERRVRLSYLSSA